From Gordonia crocea, the proteins below share one genomic window:
- the glpD gene encoding glycerol-3-phosphate dehydrogenase has protein sequence MATDFSSDRPAALGPEYHARAWERLGSEQFDIVVVGGGVVGVGAALDAATRGLRVALVEARDIASGTSSRSSKMFHGGLRYLEQLEFGLVREALRERELSLRLIAPHLVRPLPFLYPLTKRFWERPYVGAGLVLYDQMGGSKSVPGQSHVTRSGALRVAPALKRNSLIGGIRYYDTVVDDARHSLTVARTAANYGAVIRTSTQVVGFLREADRVNGVRVRDSDTGEVTEVRAHCVINAAGVWTDEVQALSKERGHFKVRASKGVHIVVPRDRIVSETAIILRTANSVLFVIPWETHWIIGTTDTDWNLDLAHPAATHKDIDYILDRVNEVLVSPLTHDDIEGVYAGLRPLLAGEDESTSSLSREHAVATVAPGLVSIAGGKYTTYRVMGADAVDACNDFIPTRVAPSITERVPLLGADGYFALINQCEGLGQRYGLHPYRVRRLLNRYGSLIDDVLGWAQDDPSLLEPLAAAPQYLRVEIVYAVRNEAALHLEDLLARRTRIAIEYSHRGVDCAGEVAELVAPILGWDEATAAFEVANYVARVEAEIASQQQPDDESADALRAAAPESRTEILEPVPVPE, from the coding sequence ATGGCGACCGACTTCAGTTCCGACCGCCCGGCCGCGCTGGGCCCGGAGTACCACGCCCGTGCTTGGGAACGATTGGGTTCCGAGCAGTTCGACATCGTCGTCGTCGGCGGTGGCGTCGTCGGGGTGGGTGCCGCCCTCGACGCGGCGACCCGCGGATTGCGGGTGGCGCTCGTGGAGGCGCGCGACATCGCGTCGGGCACGTCGAGCCGCTCGTCGAAGATGTTCCACGGTGGGCTGCGCTACCTCGAACAACTGGAGTTCGGCCTCGTCCGGGAGGCGTTGCGCGAGCGCGAGTTGTCCCTGCGCCTCATCGCGCCGCACCTGGTGCGACCGCTGCCGTTCCTGTACCCGCTGACCAAGCGGTTCTGGGAGCGGCCCTACGTCGGCGCCGGGCTGGTGCTCTACGACCAGATGGGCGGGTCGAAGTCGGTGCCCGGCCAAAGCCACGTGACACGGTCGGGGGCGCTGCGCGTCGCCCCGGCGCTCAAGCGCAATTCGCTCATCGGCGGGATCCGCTACTACGACACCGTCGTCGACGACGCCCGCCACAGTCTGACCGTCGCACGCACCGCCGCCAACTACGGCGCGGTGATCCGCACCTCGACGCAGGTGGTCGGGTTCCTCCGGGAGGCCGACCGGGTCAACGGCGTGCGCGTCCGCGACTCCGATACCGGCGAGGTGACCGAGGTGCGCGCGCACTGTGTCATCAACGCCGCCGGGGTGTGGACCGACGAGGTGCAGGCCCTGTCGAAGGAGCGCGGCCACTTCAAGGTGCGGGCGTCCAAAGGCGTCCACATCGTCGTGCCGCGGGACCGGATCGTCAGCGAGACGGCGATCATCCTGCGGACCGCCAACTCGGTGTTGTTCGTGATCCCGTGGGAGACGCATTGGATCATCGGGACCACCGACACCGACTGGAACCTCGACCTCGCGCATCCGGCGGCGACCCACAAGGACATCGACTACATCCTCGACCGGGTCAACGAGGTCCTCGTCTCGCCGCTGACCCACGACGACATCGAGGGTGTCTACGCCGGTCTGCGCCCGCTGCTGGCGGGGGAGGACGAGTCGACGTCGAGCCTGTCGCGCGAGCACGCCGTGGCCACCGTCGCCCCGGGCCTCGTGTCGATCGCGGGCGGCAAATACACCACCTACCGGGTGATGGGCGCCGACGCGGTGGACGCCTGCAACGACTTCATCCCGACGCGGGTCGCCCCGTCGATCACCGAACGGGTGCCGCTGCTCGGGGCGGACGGGTACTTCGCGCTGATCAACCAGTGCGAGGGTCTGGGGCAGCGGTATGGCCTGCACCCGTATCGCGTCCGGCGGTTGCTGAACCGGTATGGGTCACTGATCGACGACGTGCTGGGCTGGGCCCAGGACGACCCGTCGCTGTTGGAGCCGTTGGCTGCGGCGCCGCAATACCTGCGGGTGGAGATCGTCTACGCGGTCCGCAACGAGGCCGCACTGCACCTGGAGGATCTGCTGGCGCGGCGGACCCGCATCGCGATCGAGTACTCGCACCGCGGTGTCGATTGCGCCGGCGAGGTGGCGGAGTTGGTGGCGCCCATCCTCGGGTGGGATGAGGCGACGGCGGCCTTCGAGGTGGCCAACTACGTGGCCCGGGTCGAGGCGGAGATCGCCTCGCAGCAGCAGCCCGACGACGAGTCGGCCGATGCCCTGCGCGCGGCCGCGCCCGAGTCGCGCACCGAGATCCTCGAGCCGGTCCCCGTTCCCGAGTAA
- a CDS encoding pyridoxamine 5'-phosphate oxidase family protein, with protein sequence MVVGSAVEVLSEDQAWELLATRQLGRVATSVGDQPEIFPINFYAGDGKIVFRTAAGTKLSEIAVNNRLAFEADETDNAGGWSVIAKGRARILVSTRDIEAADELPLHSWVPTLKYDYVELTVEEISARRFTFGPEPDRYGID encoded by the coding sequence ATGGTCGTCGGAAGTGCAGTCGAAGTCCTCTCCGAGGACCAGGCCTGGGAACTGTTGGCGACCCGCCAACTCGGCCGGGTCGCCACCAGCGTCGGCGACCAGCCGGAGATTTTCCCGATCAACTTCTACGCAGGGGACGGCAAGATCGTCTTCCGGACCGCCGCCGGTACGAAGCTCTCGGAGATCGCGGTCAACAACCGCCTGGCGTTTGAGGCCGATGAGACCGACAACGCCGGCGGGTGGAGCGTCATCGCCAAGGGGCGGGCGCGAATCCTGGTCTCGACCAGGGACATAGAGGCGGCCGACGAGCTGCCGCTGCACAGCTGGGTGCCCACGCTCAAGTACGACTATGTCGAGTTGACCGTCGAGGAGATCTCGGCGCGCAGGTTCACCTTCGGTCCCGAGCCGGACCGCTACGGGATCGACTGA
- a CDS encoding Fpg/Nei family DNA glycosylase, translating into MPEGDTLFALAAQLRPVLAGKTLSRTDFRVPRLATADLSGWRVDEVRSVGKHLLVEVSDGDRRAVIRSHLGMDGSWRVFEPGRRWTKPGHTARAVLRVDGAEVVGFALRELHVDRVGPGRPDPLAHLGPDLLGADWDPARALAHMADAVARDPSVTVSRVLLDQRVMAGVGNIYRNEICFLLGVHPTTPMRVVDAEEAVSLARRLLWHNRLRPVRTTTGLPGRADLWVYGRADRPCRRCGTPIRRVPDEDRDRIAFYCPSCQPPDR; encoded by the coding sequence ATGCCCGAAGGCGACACCCTCTTCGCTTTGGCGGCCCAGTTGCGGCCGGTCCTGGCCGGAAAGACGTTGTCCCGAACCGACTTCCGCGTTCCCCGCCTCGCGACGGCCGACTTGTCCGGCTGGCGGGTCGACGAGGTGCGTTCGGTCGGCAAACACCTCCTCGTCGAGGTGTCCGACGGCGATCGGCGGGCGGTGATCCGCTCCCACCTCGGCATGGACGGCTCGTGGCGGGTATTCGAACCGGGCCGGCGCTGGACCAAACCCGGCCACACCGCACGGGCGGTCCTGCGGGTCGACGGTGCCGAGGTGGTCGGCTTCGCCTTGCGCGAGTTGCACGTCGACCGCGTCGGGCCGGGGCGGCCCGATCCACTCGCCCATCTCGGTCCCGACCTCCTCGGCGCCGACTGGGACCCCGCGCGGGCGCTGGCGCACATGGCCGACGCGGTGGCCCGCGATCCGTCGGTCACCGTGTCGCGGGTACTGCTCGATCAACGGGTCATGGCCGGCGTCGGCAACATCTACCGCAATGAGATCTGCTTTTTGCTCGGCGTCCACCCGACCACCCCGATGCGGGTCGTCGACGCAGAAGAAGCAGTGTCGCTCGCACGAAGACTGCTGTGGCACAACCGCCTCCGACCGGTGCGCACCACCACCGGGCTCCCCGGCCGCGCCGACCTGTGGGTCTACGGACGGGCCGATCGCCCGTGTCGGCGGTGCGGCACGCCGATCCGCCGGGTGCCCGACGAGGATCGCGACCGCATCGCCTTTTACTGCCCGTCGTGTCAGCCGCCCGACCGCTGA